The genomic DNA ACCTCAGTTATGGGTGCTGCCACAGTGTGACCTTCCCAAGATGGCGGCCAGCAGTGTCCCGCAGGGGTACACCCGATATGGCGGCCCCAACAGTGGCACTTCAGTTATGGGTGCTGCCACACTGTGACCTTCCCAAGATGGCGGCGACCGGAGGGTCGTGGTtcgacacacacacaccaccaccacccccctccTGGGCGGGGCTCGCGGCGCCGCGGCCAATGGGGTTGTAGCGTTGGGGAGGAGCGGGCGTTGCCGTGGCAACTGGCCCCGGAAGTGcggaggagggaaaagaagagccGGGGAAGCGAATAGTCGCGCGTGCTAGTGCGCATGCGCGGCGTGAAGTGCGCAGCGTCGAGCGCCGTGGGGGGGGTGCGTGTGGGAATGGGGGTGCAGTGGGGAGATATGGGGGTGCGATTGGGGGGATATGGGGGTGCAGTGGGGGGGTGCAAGGGGGGGATATGGGACTGCAATAACGGGGTGCAGTGAGGGTGCCGTTGGGGGGTTCAATGGGGGTGCATGGGGGGGAAGAGGGCTGCAATGGGGGGATATGGGGGTGCAGTGGGGGGAATGAGGGTGCAATAACGGGGTGCAATGAGAGGGAGTGCAGTCGGGGGAGAATAGGGGTGCAATAGGGGGATATGGGGAGGCAATGAGGGGGTGCAGTGGGGAGATATGGGGGTACAGTGGGGAGATATGGGGGTACAATGGGGAGATATGGGGGTACAGTGGGGAGATATGGGGGTGCAATGGGGGGATGGAGAaatggggggggaagagggctGCAATGGGGGCGATACGGAGCGCCATGAGGGGGGGCGATGGGCCGCAATGGCGAGGAAGAAGGGGGAGCAATGGGGGGCGCGGAGggggggtgcccagggctgtaccgtccccccccccgtcccccccatCCCCGCAGGCAGGAGCATGGCGGAGGTGCACGTCATCGGGCAGATCGTGGGGGCCAGCGGCTTCCCCCAACGCCGCCTCTTCTGCAAGTGGGGGCTGCACGCCGGTGAGCGGGGTCCCCAGGGTTTTGAGGGGGGGGACGATGACACCGGGGTGGCCTtgacctctgtgtgtgtgtcccccccttTCGCCATCGCAGGCGGCGCCTGGAAGCTGCTCTCGGGGCTGGGGTCCGGGCAGACGCAGGTGGACGACCCCCAGGCGGACGACGTGGCTTATTGGTGTCACCCCCTCGACGTCCATTTTGCCACCAAGGGCTTGCAAGGTACCgtctgtctgtgtgtctgtgtcccCCGTGTCCGTCCGTCCCCCCCGCCACGTCCCCCTGaccccccccctcacccctgCCGTCCCCTCCAGGTTGGCCCAAGCTCCACGTGCAGGTCTGGCACCAGGACGGGTTCGGACGCAGCGAGGTGCTGGGCTACGGTTTCTGTCACGTGCCGGCCACCCCCGGTTGCCACACGCTGGCCTGCGTCACTTGGCGCCCGCGGGGGACCTGGCGGGAACGGTGGAGCCAACGTTTGGTAGGGGGGGGCCCCCAGCTCCGAACCCCCgaagccgccgccgccggcgccgccGATCGTTTCCGCCTGCGCACCGAAGCCGCCGGCACCGTCCACCTGCAACTGGGCGTCCTCCTCCGGCACTTCGGCCGCTACGGCGTCGAGTGCtagcggggtgggggggggacacgggacACTTTGGGGGGGCCCCCCCCAGGATAGGACATGGGGGTCCCccggggctgggatgctgggatTTCCCAGGGATGGGT from Gymnogyps californianus isolate 813 unplaced genomic scaffold, ASM1813914v2 HiC_scaffold_158, whole genome shotgun sequence includes the following:
- the B9D2 gene encoding B9 domain-containing protein 2 — protein: MAEVHVIGQIVGASGFPQRRLFCKWGLHAGGAWKLLSGLGSGQTQVDDPQADDVAYWCHPLDVHFATKGLQGWPKLHVQVWHQDGFGRSEVLGYGFCHVPATPGCHTLACVTWRPRGTWRERWSQRLVGGGPQLRTPEAAAAGAADRFRLRTEAAGTVHLQLGVLLRHFGRYGVEC